The genomic region CCATGTCCTGCACTTCTTTTTCAAGCTGGGGGAGTTTGCCGTATTTCAGCTCGGCAGCCCGGTTCAGGTCGTAATTGCGCTCAGCGTGCTCGATGTCGGTGCGGATGCGGTCCAGCTCTTCGCGTTTCTGCTTGATGACCACCAGTTCCTGACGCTCAGACTCCCAGCGGGTTTTCAGGTGTGACAGGTCTTCGGTGATGTCCTTTAAGAGGTGTTCCAGATCGATCAGGCGGTTCTGGGACTCCTCGTCTTTTTCTTTCTTGAGGGCTTCCCGTTCGATTTCCAGTTGCAGTTTGCGGCGTTCCAGAGCATCAATCTGCTCTGGGCTGGATTCCAGGGCCATGCGCAGGCGGGCTGCCGACTCATCGATCAGGTCGATGGCCTTGTCTGGAAGCTGACGGTCAGCAATGTAGCGGTGCGACAGGGTGGCCGCAGCCACCAGAGCCGGGTCGGTGATTTCCACGTTGTGGTGCAGCTGGTAGCGCTCTTTGATCCCGCGCAGAATCGAGATGGTGTCCTCTACAGAAGGCTCTTCCACATAGACCGGCTGGAAACGGCGTTCCAGAGCGGCGTCTTTCTCGATTTCTCGGTACTCTTTGAGGGTGGTGGCCCCGATCAGGTGCAGTTCGCCTCGGGCCAGAGCGGGTTTCAGCATGTTGCCTGCATCCACGGCCCCCTCGGCTTTGCCTGCCCCGACAATGGTGTGGATCTCATCGATGAACAGGATCACTTCGCCTGCACTGTCGATGACCTCCTGAATCACCCCTTTGAGGCGCTCCTCGAATTCACCGCGGTACTTGGCCCCGGCCAGCAAGCTGCCCATTTGCAGGGTCACGATGCGTTTGTTTTTCAGACCCTCTGGGACATCTCCCTTGACGATGCGCTGGGCCAGTCCCTCTGCAATGGCGGTTTTCCCTACGCCGGGTTCACCGATCAATACCGGGTTGTTTTTGGTGCGGCGCAGCAAAATTTGCATGCTGCGACGGATCTCCTCGTCGCGGCCAATCACAGGGTCCAGTTTGCCTGCTCTGGCCCTTTCGGTCAGGTCCAGACCGTATTTTTCCAGAGCGTCAAAGTTCTGCTCGGCGGTTTTGGTGGTCACGGTTTTGCCTCCTCGGGCTTGCAGCAGTGCTGCTTTCAGGTCTTTGAAGGAGGGCAGGGCCTTGCCACGGTACTCGCCACTGGCAGCCACCAGAAAAGTGTCTGCGGCGATGAAACTGTCCTGCAACTCCTTTGCAAGGTCTTCGGCTTTGTTGAAGATGTTGGGCACGCTTGAATCCAGATACATACCAGCACCACTGCTCACCCTTGGCAGGCGGGTGAGTTCTCCGCGCAGGATGTTCAGGGCTGCCGTGGCGTTGCCTCCGGCCAGTTGGACGACTTTGTGGGTGTTGGTGTCAGAAAGAAGGGCAATCAGCAGGTGGAGGGGAGCAATCTGCTGGTTCTGGTTCTGGGTCGCCAGCTGCTGGGCCTCCTGAAACGCCTGCAATGCGCTTTCGGTGAAACGCTCGGGGTTCATGGTGCCTCCTGTTTTGAGGGTAAGAAATCTGCTGCCGGTTTGCAGTCAGATGGTTCACGGATTTCAGGCTGAGGGAACACTCAACTTCATTGATTCAATAATATAAGTTGAGTGTACTATTGTCAAGTTTATTGAGTTTTTGTGTCTGGCAAGCAAAAAAGAACCCGAGGGTTGCTCGGGTTCAAAAGGTTCAGGCAAAAGGGATCAGGCAGACTTTTTCAGGGTCCAGAGGTGCAAAGCCACCGCCAGCAAGAAAAGGGCTCCAGCTGCAATCAGCAAATGAAACACCTCGGGTGCTTGTTGGGCCAGATACCAGAGGGGAAGGTCGGTGCGGTCTGTGGATGCCCCTTCTTGTGCCCTTAAAGTTTCAGATCCCAGAAATCCAGCCAGTGTTGCCAGAAAAAGGGTGGGCAAGTAAGCCAGTCCAATCATGACCTTAACACCTGTACCAGCCTCGGACTTGATCATCAGGTTTGTTGCGCCGTGTTCTTGTTGCATCATGTTTTGGTTCCTTGCTATTGCAGAAATACAGCATTCTGATCATGAAAGGTTTGGTTTCAATCTGCTCCAATCTACTCCATTGCCTTACACAGCCAGAGTTCAATTTGAACCTGATTCAGGTGGGTATTTTATTTCGCCAGTTTGATCAGGGTTTGCAACTTCCAACTGTTGTCCCACTCGGGAAAAGGAACCCCATTCACATAAACCGAAGGGGTGCCCCACACCTGCACGTTTTTTCCAGCTGCCATGTGCCCATCAATCAAGGCCTGATGCTGCCCAGAGGTGTAACAGGCTTCGAATTTTTCGGTGTCCAGATCCAGACGGCTGGCCAGACTGACCAGTGCATCCTGAAGTTCGGTTCCCGATTTGCGGATCCAGCCTGTGGTTTCAAACAGGTAGTCGGCGTACTCCCAGAATTTGCCCTGATCCCTTGCACATTCAGAGGCCAGAGCGGTTGGGACAGCATTTTTGTGATAGGGCAGGGGATAATGGTAATACTTGATGTTGACCCCCTGTGCAGGCAATTTGGCCTTCCAATCTGCAAGGACCTCTTGTGACAGGACTTTGCAGGCCGGGCACTGGAAATCGCTGAAAACCTGCACACTGACTTTGGCATCAGGGTCGCCATACACCACGGCATTCTCAGGGAAATCTTGCAAGCTGCGCTGGATCAGGTTGATTTTCAGGACGTAGCTTTTGCTGTCTTTGCCCTGAAAATGGATCTGGTAACTTCCGGAGTCATCGGTGAAGGTAAAACCCTCTGGTGATCGCACCTCTGGCAGGTGGGGTTTGATCTTTTCGCTGAATCCGTCTTCAAAATAAAGGTCTGGAAACATGATCCTGAAAGGCAGGTCCAGCTTGCTCAATTGCACAGCATGTTTGAACACCAAAGTGGCTCCGGTCACCTGCCCTTTTTTTGTTTTGGGATAGACCTTGTAGGCGTCGTTTTGATAGACCCCTTTTTGCCCAGCCACAGGGGTCAGCCGCAAGTGTTTTGCAAAGTTCTGTTCTGTTTGTAAAAACTGGGCAGAAGCCATGCTGAGCAGCATCAGACCCAGAGCTGACATTTGATGCTTGACGTGTTGCATCGGGTTCCTCATTTCGCGAGTTGAATCAGGAGTGAAATTTCATTCCAGTCGGTGGGATTTTGCACTTGAAATCCACCCACGTAAATGGCGGGCATGTTGCCCGGAAAGAGGGATTCGCTGCTGAACATCTGGTTTTTGACCAGGGTTTCGGTGGCTGCGTCTTTGCGACAGGCGGCAAAGGTGGCGGCATTCAGCTTCAGGGTGTTGGCGGCCCCAGAGATCCAGTTTTCAACTTGCTCGGGGGTTTGACGCACCCATGACCAGTCGCTGAAGGCCAGATGGGCAAAGTCCCAGAATTTGCCTTGACGGCCTGCACATTCAGAGACCACGGCCATTTTGAAGGCATGCTCGTTGTGTTCCTGAGGGGCATGGTACATTTTGATGCCCACCCCAAGTTTGCTGGCCTCTTTGATCCAATTGGGCAACTGGTTGTTCCACATGCTGCGGCATTGTGCACATTGAAAATCATTGAAGATGTGGATGTTCAGTCTGGCGTTGGGTGCAGCCGTGGTGAAACTGGTGTTGGGAAAACTGTAATTCTGAAATTGATGGCGTTCGAGCGTGACCACATAACCGTTGTTTTTGGCGGTGATGGTGTAAGCATTGAACGAATCATGAAAAACAAAGCCACTGGTGCTGTTGATTTTGGACTGGTTTTTTTGCAGGAAGGTCTTCATCTGATTGGCATATTGAGGATCATTGCCATATCCGCCCATGTGATTGAGGGCTTGAATCATCTGGTCGATGTTGCTGTTGGGCATGGTGAGCATGAAACGGGTGGCCACCCCCAGCTTTTCGGTGATGGTCAGACGGTGCCCATCAATCTGGTATTCTCCTGCACTGGCATAGACAAAACGCCTGAAGTAGGCATCTCCACCCAGCAGGTCCATCCGGGGTTTGAGCAGTTGGGCTTCTGCCAGGGTGCTGCCCAGAGTGAGCATCAGAAAGGCCGATTTGAAAAAAACAGAACGTGTCATGAAATGCTGTCCTCCAATAGAGAATCACAGGCCCATCAAAAAGGCACCATGGTTGATATTGTAGCGGAGGGCAGTTCAAAGGTGAAGCTGTGAAACATCAGGTCCTGTGGTTTCACAAGACCTGATGCACGAATTGATAAGGTTTATCTGGAAATTTGAATCAGGGTTTGCATTTCTTTCCAGTCGTTGTAATTGCTGACCTTGTAGCCATTCACATAAACCGAAGGGGTCCCACGAAGGCCTGCCTCCTGACCGGTTTGCAAGCCACGTTCCACTTTGGCTTTGAACTGGTTGCTGGTGACACAGGTTTCAAACTTTTTGGTGTCCATCTTGAGGGCACCTGCAGCTCTGGAAAAGTCTTTCAGGGCGTCTTTCTGGGATTTCTGGGTCCAGGTCCAGTCTTTGAACACGGCATCGGTGAACTCCCAGAATTTGCCTTGCGCTTCTGCACATTCTGAGGCTTCGGCTGCAATGAAGGCATTCTGGTGGTAACTCAGGGGGAAGTGGTGGTGCTCAATGCGAATCCCGAGGGTGCTGGCCTGCTTTTTCCAGTTGGCCAGCACGGTGGTGGCCAACTTCTGGCAGTAAGGGCACTGGTAATCGCTGAGGATGCGGATGGCCACTTTGGCTTTGGGATCGCCGTAGGTGGGCACATCTCTGGGGAACACCGACTCGGGGAACTGGTGGCGTTCCACGGTCAGGCCGATCAATTTGTCCTGTTGCAGGAGGGTGATGTTGTACATGCTGTCCTGATCGAGCACAGAAAGACCTTTGGACAGTTGTTTCTGGTTTTGTTTGAAAAAATTGAGGACGGGATCTGCGAAATCCTCGCCGTAGCCGGTCAGGTAAGCCACCATCTGGGAAGCGGTTTCCAGTGTGGCGGTGTTGCTGGTGAACTCGGCTTTCAGAACCAGTCCGGCTTTGCTGGTCAGTTTGAGGGTGTTGAAGCCTTTTTTGTAACTGCCATCGGCGGCTTTCTGATAGCCCTGAAAAAATTCCGAATTGAGGATGAAGTCTGGTGGGCTCATCAGTTGGGCCTGTGCAACCCCAAGGCTGGTGAGGGCGAGGGCAAGGATTCTTTTCATGTCTGTTTTATGATAAATGGGAACAGCACAAGTCAGGTGAGCAAATCATCTTGCCAACCGGCTCTGTTTTGTATATAACATAACAAGAGAGGTCATTGTGCAATTAACAGAAGCTCAGGTGCTCAGCCTTGCTCCCGATGACGCGTCCCAGAAAGCGGGCCGTGGCCTCAGTGGTCCCAAAAAATGGGTGACCCTCGGGGCCAACGAACAGGCCCTCTGGGGAGCGTGTCAGGGCAGTGGCAGCAAACCTTATCAGACCCGCATCGATTTCAGCGATTTGAGCAGCAAATGTTCCTGTCCCAGCCGCAAATTCCCTTGTAAGCATGCCATCGGCCTGATGCTGATGTATGCCACTTCTCCTGCCAACATCAAAGACAGCACCCCTCCAGAGTGGGTGCAGGAATGGCTGGATTCCCGGCATGCCAAAAAAGCCGCCAAAAAAGAAAAAGAAGACAAACCCGTTGACGCTGCCCAGCAAACCAAACGCCAGCAGGCCAGAGAAAACAAGGTCGAGGGGGGCATTGGGGAGCTTAAAGTCTGGCTCTCAGACCTGATGCACTCTGGTCTCGCCCAGATCAGCACCCAGACCTTCAAGGACCGCGAAAACATGGAGCGTCGCCTGATTGATGCGCAAGCCCCCGGTCTGGCACGGATGGTTCGCAATCTGGACTTCAGTGTGAATGGAAATGGTTACCCCACCTCCCTGATGCGGCAACTCGGGAACCTGTTTTTGCTGACGCAAGGTTTCGAGCGTCTGGACACCCTCCCAGAGACCTTGCAACAGGATGTGAGGACCGCGATTGGGTTTCCGCAAGACCAGAAAGCCCTCTTGGAGCAAGAGGGCCTGAAGGACGACTGGCTGGTGATTGCCCAGAAACTCGAATCCGACGAACGCCTGTGGTCACGCCAGACCTACCTGTATGGCCTGAGCAGCCACAAGTACGCTCTGGTGCTGGATTACGCCCACGGTCAGCCCAGTTTCAACACGGTTTATGTGGTGGGAACGGTGCTTTACGCCGAGGTGGTGCACTTTCCCGGCAGTTTCCCTTTGCGGGCACTGGTCAAACAGTCCAGTGTGATGCTCACCGATCAGGAGCCTCTGGCTTACCCGAGCATCAACGCAATGCTGGACGGTTACGCTGCTGCTGTGGGCCTGAATCCGTGGACCATGGCGTTTCCGGCCCTGATCTCTGGCATCACCATCAGCAAAGAAGCATCCGGTCCAGTGTTCAGGGATCAGGAAGGAAACCTGCTCTCCAACACCACCTACGACCACGATTTCTGGGTGCTGCTTGCAGTCTCTGGGGGGCATCCGATCACCCTGTTTGGGGTTTACACCGGAGAGACTTTCATGCCTCTCAGTGCCCTCTCTGAAGGCACCGTCATTCCTTTGAAAGGAGGCATGGCATGAGTCCCCTGCTCATCTGGGAAGACCTCAAAAAACAGGTGTTGCTGGGAACCGCCAGACAACCAGACCCCATTGCACTGCCAGAGGGTTTGCCTTCTGCGCAAGGTTCTGCAGAGATGCAAGCCCTGTTTGGCATTTCCGCTCTGGGGACCTACCTCAGGGTCGCCACTGAACCTCAAAAAGCCCCTCCAGCTCAGGGAACCCCTGCACTTCCAGAGGTCCTGCCCGAGTGCAGCCCTACGGCCAGTTCGATCCTGCAAACCGTGCAGGCCACCTCGGTCCTGATCCTGCCAGAGGCTCTGGCCTTGCTGCAAAAAAGAGGTTGGCGTGTGCCCCACGCCCTGATTCCCTCCTTGCTGGAATCTGCCACCGCAGACAGTGATCTCAGGTCTGCTGTGCTTTCCGTGATGGGACAGCGTGGAAACTGGCTGGCAAGGCAAAACCCCCGCTGGAAATGGGCTGTGCAGCTTCAGGAAGACACCTTCCAGTGGGAAGAGGGGCTGCCGCAAGAACGCAGGCAATTTCTGGAAAAGCTGCGCCTGACCGACCCTGCACAGGCTCTGGACTTGCTTTCTTCAAGCTGGAAACAGGAAAAAGCCGCAGACCGCGAAAGTTTCCTGCAAGCTTTGCATGTCGGCCTCTCTGGTGCAGATGAGGTTTTTCTGGAACAGGCCCTTTTGGACCGTGCCAAAGGGGTGCGGGAAAAAGCTGCTGAATTGCTGGCCCAGCTTCCCGAGTCTGCCTACCAGAAACGCATGCAGGAGAGGGGAAAACAGCTCCTTGTTCGCAAGCCGGTCAAGCTGTCCATCCTCAAGAAAATGCAAGGACACCCGGAGTTCGCTCTGGAGGTGCAGCTCCCAGACACCCTTCCTGAAGATTGGAAACAGGACCAGATTCAGGAGAAAAGCCAGACTTATGGGCTCGGGGATAAGGGATCATGGATGGTGCAGGTGATCATGCACATCCACCCTGATTTCTGGACCCGTGAATTTGGGATTTCGGCGCAGGCGTTCTGGGAACTGGCTGCACAGAACAAGGACTGGGGAAAGCACATTCTCCCGGCCCTCACAGAGGCGGCCAAATTGCACCGGGTTCCAGAGTGGCTGGATGTCTCCCAGAATTACCACGGCGCACTGATGCTGGACTTTTACCCCACAGAACAGCACCAGAAAAGCCTTGAGAACTGGTTGGAGAAAAACCGCCTGCCGGATGCCCATGTGCTCAAGAACTTTGCAGAATGGACCCCGGAACTCTCCCTCAAAGTCCTGCACGTTTATTCCAAACAACTGAAGACCATCAACCCCAACAATTACAGCAAGCAGTACGAACTGGAGCGTTACCTGCACCACATGGCCCTGTACCTGCACCCTGAAACCCTTCAAGAAACCATCATGACCCTGCCCAATTACCCACAGGTGGAACACCTGATTGACCTGCGGATTCGCATGCACAAGGAGATCTGAACATGAGTGACGTCTTGCGCCAACACGCCGAAAAACAATTTGCCCACGAACTTGCTGCCCTGCAACACTTCGATGACCGCCCGAAACCCCCGAGCTGGAAACTCAGCCCCTCTGCGGTGATCACCTACCTGATGGGTGGTCAACTGCCTGATGGTACCGAAATTTCGGCGAAATACGTGGGAAACCGCCGTCTGATGGAAATTGCGGTGTCCACCCTTGCCACCGACCGGGCACTTTTGCTGTACGGGGTGCCCGGAACCGCCAAAAGCTGGGTGTCCGAGCACCTTGCAGCCGCCATCTCGGGCGATTCGGCCTTGCTGATTCAGGGCACCGCAGGCACCAGCGAGGAAGCCATCCGTTACGGCTGGAATTACGCCAAACTGCTCTCCGAAGGCCCGAGCCGCGCTGCTCTGGTGGACAGTCCCCTGATGCGGGCCATGCAGGACGGCAAACTCTGCCGCATTGAAGAACTGACCCGCATCCCCAGCGACGTGCAGGACACCCTGATCACTGTGCTCTCCGAAAAAACCCTGCCTGTCCCAGAGCTGAACACCGAAGTGCAGGCGGTCAAAGGCTTCAACGTGATCGCCACCGCCAACAACCGGGACAAAGGGGTCAATGAACTCTCCAGTGCACTGAAACGCCGTTTCAACACCGTGATTTTGCCTGTTCCAGACAGCGCAGAAGAAGAAATCCAGATTGTGCAAAAGCGGGTCACGGACCTCGGGCGTGCACTGGAAATCCCCAGCGAACCCCCGGCCCTTGAAGAAATCCGCCGCATCGTGACCATCTTCCGCGAACTGCGCAACGGCATCACCGAAGACGGCAAAACCAAACTGAAAAGCCCCTCGGGAACCCTCTCGACGGCAGAAGCCATCTCGGTGGTGGGGCAGGGCCTCAGCCTTGCAGCGCACTTTGGAGACGCCATTTTGCGCCCCCACGACGTGGCCGCAGGTCTGGTCGGGGCCATCGTCAAAGACCCTGTGCAGGACAAAGTGGTCTGGCACGAGTATCTGGAGACCGTGGTGAAAGAGCGCTCGGGGTGGAAGGATGTTTATCGGGCCTGCAAGGAAGTCAGTTGATGTCGATTCCCCCAGAGTTGCAGGCATGGCATGACCTCTTGTTGACCCTGAAAGCTGTGCATGAAGTGTCAACAGAGGCACCCATGACGGGAGAACTGGATGCGGAGCAATTCCATTTGCCCCACATGGCTGAACTCCCTTTGGGGATTCTCAGAAGACAGACCCAATTGACACAACCAGAAGTGCTTTTGCAGACCACATTGCGACTTCTTCCAGATGCAGATGGATGGCGAACTCTGGATTTTCTGGCGTGGTTCACCCGTGATTCATCCCGTGGGAAAACCCCCATTCAATTGCGTCTCAGTGCCTTGCCTCCTGTGATGGGTGAGCATGTGCAGTTGGGGCGAACCATCCGTGTCTATCTGGAATTTTTCATCCCTGAGCCCCAGCAGGATTACAGCAACACCAAACGCATGCTCATGGATAGCACAGGGCATTTGAAAAAGGTGATCGACCTGTATGATGCCTTGCTGATTGAACGAAATCAGCCTTCCTTAAGAAAGGACCTCTGAATGATCCAGCTCCTGACCTTCCTGCAAACCCGAGCTTTCGCGGGTGTCCCTCTGGGGGCAACCCCCGAGGAACTCAAAGCCGCTCTGGGTGAACCCACTTACGAATACACCGACACTTTCGCCCACACCATTGAGTACGGGCTGTTTGAATTTGCCTTCACCCCCAAAAGCAAAAAACTGTACATGATCCACACGCAGGATTTTGAGGTGCCAACCCTGGGCAGCACCAACGCTCTGGACCCGTGGGTGCTCAAATCTGGCGTGCACATTCTGGACACCATGCGTGCAGCAGAAGAAGCCGGACTGCAATACACCTACGACCCCGAGAACCTCACCCTGAAATTTGCCTCCGGTGTGGATCTGGTGTTCTACGGAGAGACCCCTGCAGATTCCACCCTGTATTCCATTGAGGCGCGGGACATGGGGCTGTACCAGTCAGACTCTGGGGAGTGAGGTCAGGGTTTCTGGGGATGTGTTGAGGTGCTCTGGTGAGGGATGCTGGGGGGATGGTGTGAAGGCAAGACATGATGTTGCATAAGAGGCGAAACATGGTCTTGCCAAGGTGGGTTGCTTAAGGGGCGAGACATGTTGTTGTAAGAGGGCGAGGCACGCCTCGCCCCTACAAAAGCCCAGTCCAGCAACAAATCTCTCACACCGGAAAGTGGCTGAACATGCAAAAGAAAAGGAATTCTATTCGATTGAGAAATTACAATTACGCCTCTGGCGGAGTCTATTTTGTGACCATTTGTACCCACCAGAGGGAACCCTTGTTTGGCGAGATTCAGGAAGGCCAGATGATCCTCAATGATTTGGGACAGATTGTGGACCAAGAATGGCAGACCACAGCTCGTTTGAGGTCTTGGGTTGAATTGGATGCGTATGTTGTGATGCCAGACCATTTTCATGCCATTTTGGTTTTGCACCTCGATTCGGATCCTGTAGGGGCGAGGCGTGCCTCGCCCTTGCCCACCCCCTCGTCCTTGCCCACCCCCTTGCCGTCAATCTCATCCACCCTCTCGCCTAAGCCCTCCATGTCACCAACAGACATTGACGAGAAATCAGGCGTTCGTAAAGCCGTTGCAGGATCTTTGGGATCAGTGATCGGGGCCTTCAAATCTGCGGTCACCCGAGAAATCAACCTCAAACGTAACACCCCTGCCTTTCCTGTCTGGCAACGCAACTATTTTGAACGGGTGATTCGGAACGATCAGGAATTGACCCTCACCCGTGAATACATTGCCACCAACCCTTTGGAGTGGCATCCTGACGAGGAGTACGCATGAGTGTGCATCTTTTTGGCATCCGGCACCACGGCCCAGGTTCCGCCCGCAGCTTGAAAACAGCTCTGGAGCGTCTGGACCCCGATGTGATCCTGATTGAAGGCCCCCCAGAGGCCGAGCCCTTGCTGAATTTTCTGGATTCTGAAGACCTGAAACCTCCAGTGGCGATGCTGTCTTACGTCCCAGAGGACCCCAGCAGGTGTGCCTTTTTCCCTTTTGCGGATTTCAGTCCAGAGTGGATTGCCATGAAGCACGGGGCTGCAAGTGGGGCTCGGGTGCGTTTCATGGACATGCCTCAGGTGCACTGGCTTGCCCCGCGTGAGGTGGCCTCTGAGGAAGCTTCCAGCCCCTTTCAGCAGGACCCGATTTCCCATCTGGCAGAGGTGGCGGGTTACTCGGACAGTGAACGCTGGTGGGAGCACCACGTGGAGTTGCGCGGCAACGAGGAAGGCATTTTTGATGCCGTGCTCGGGGCGATGGGGGCCTTGCGTGAGGTGCTGTTCACCGGTGAGGGCGCGCCTGTCCCTCAACCCTTTGAGCAGCAACGCGAAGCCTTCATGCGGGAGGCCATCCGCAAAGCCCAGAAGGACGGTTTCCAGAGA from Deinococcus misasensis DSM 22328 harbors:
- the clpB gene encoding ATP-dependent chaperone ClpB; its protein translation is MNPERFTESALQAFQEAQQLATQNQNQQIAPLHLLIALLSDTNTHKVVQLAGGNATAALNILRGELTRLPRVSSGAGMYLDSSVPNIFNKAEDLAKELQDSFIAADTFLVAASGEYRGKALPSFKDLKAALLQARGGKTVTTKTAEQNFDALEKYGLDLTERARAGKLDPVIGRDEEIRRSMQILLRRTKNNPVLIGEPGVGKTAIAEGLAQRIVKGDVPEGLKNKRIVTLQMGSLLAGAKYRGEFEERLKGVIQEVIDSAGEVILFIDEIHTIVGAGKAEGAVDAGNMLKPALARGELHLIGATTLKEYREIEKDAALERRFQPVYVEEPSVEDTISILRGIKERYQLHHNVEITDPALVAAATLSHRYIADRQLPDKAIDLIDESAARLRMALESSPEQIDALERRKLQLEIEREALKKEKDEESQNRLIDLEHLLKDITEDLSHLKTRWESERQELVVIKQKREELDRIRTDIEHAERNYDLNRAAELKYGKLPQLEKEVQDMEKKLKNAEFAHQQVTDEDIASIVSRWTGIPLERLLQGEREKLLYLEDELHKRVIGQHEAIQSVADAVRRARAGLNDPKRPLGSFVFLGPTGVGKTELAKALAAFLFDTEDAMVRLDMSEYMEKHSVSRLIGAPPGYVGYEEGGQLTEAVRRRPYSVILLDEVEKAHHDVFNTLLQVLDDGRLTDGQGRTVDFRNTVIIMTSNVGSHLILDAAQHGGITEATKHQVVSELQRQFRPEFLNRIDDIIVFDALGNEDLRKIVDIQLSGLRNRLSDRRITLNLTDSAKDHLARVGYDPQFGARPLKRAISREIETPLAKEILSGKVQDNSQVVIDFQNGRLVFNPQLVN
- a CDS encoding DsbA family protein produces the protein MQHVKHQMSALGLMLLSMASAQFLQTEQNFAKHLRLTPVAGQKGVYQNDAYKVYPKTKKGQVTGATLVFKHAVQLSKLDLPFRIMFPDLYFEDGFSEKIKPHLPEVRSPEGFTFTDDSGSYQIHFQGKDSKSYVLKINLIQRSLQDFPENAVVYGDPDAKVSVQVFSDFQCPACKVLSQEVLADWKAKLPAQGVNIKYYHYPLPYHKNAVPTALASECARDQGKFWEYADYLFETTGWIRKSGTELQDALVSLASRLDLDTEKFEACYTSGQHQALIDGHMAAGKNVQVWGTPSVYVNGVPFPEWDNSWKLQTLIKLAK
- a CDS encoding DsbA family protein; this encodes MTRSVFFKSAFLMLTLGSTLAEAQLLKPRMDLLGGDAYFRRFVYASAGEYQIDGHRLTITEKLGVATRFMLTMPNSNIDQMIQALNHMGGYGNDPQYANQMKTFLQKNQSKINSTSGFVFHDSFNAYTITAKNNGYVVTLERHQFQNYSFPNTSFTTAAPNARLNIHIFNDFQCAQCRSMWNNQLPNWIKEASKLGVGIKMYHAPQEHNEHAFKMAVVSECAGRQGKFWDFAHLAFSDWSWVRQTPEQVENWISGAANTLKLNAATFAACRKDAATETLVKNQMFSSESLFPGNMPAIYVGGFQVQNPTDWNEISLLIQLAK
- a CDS encoding DsbA family protein, which gives rise to MKRILALALTSLGVAQAQLMSPPDFILNSEFFQGYQKAADGSYKKGFNTLKLTSKAGLVLKAEFTSNTATLETASQMVAYLTGYGEDFADPVLNFFKQNQKQLSKGLSVLDQDSMYNITLLQQDKLIGLTVERHQFPESVFPRDVPTYGDPKAKVAIRILSDYQCPYCQKLATTVLANWKKQASTLGIRIEHHHFPLSYHQNAFIAAEASECAEAQGKFWEFTDAVFKDWTWTQKSQKDALKDFSRAAGALKMDTKKFETCVTSNQFKAKVERGLQTGQEAGLRGTPSVYVNGYKVSNYNDWKEMQTLIQISR
- a CDS encoding SWIM zinc finger family protein; the protein is MQLTEAQVLSLAPDDASQKAGRGLSGPKKWVTLGANEQALWGACQGSGSKPYQTRIDFSDLSSKCSCPSRKFPCKHAIGLMLMYATSPANIKDSTPPEWVQEWLDSRHAKKAAKKEKEDKPVDAAQQTKRQQARENKVEGGIGELKVWLSDLMHSGLAQISTQTFKDRENMERRLIDAQAPGLARMVRNLDFSVNGNGYPTSLMRQLGNLFLLTQGFERLDTLPETLQQDVRTAIGFPQDQKALLEQEGLKDDWLVIAQKLESDERLWSRQTYLYGLSSHKYALVLDYAHGQPSFNTVYVVGTVLYAEVVHFPGSFPLRALVKQSSVMLTDQEPLAYPSINAMLDGYAAAVGLNPWTMAFPALISGITISKEASGPVFRDQEGNLLSNTTYDHDFWVLLAVSGGHPITLFGVYTGETFMPLSALSEGTVIPLKGGMA
- a CDS encoding DUF5691 domain-containing protein, whose translation is MSPLLIWEDLKKQVLLGTARQPDPIALPEGLPSAQGSAEMQALFGISALGTYLRVATEPQKAPPAQGTPALPEVLPECSPTASSILQTVQATSVLILPEALALLQKRGWRVPHALIPSLLESATADSDLRSAVLSVMGQRGNWLARQNPRWKWAVQLQEDTFQWEEGLPQERRQFLEKLRLTDPAQALDLLSSSWKQEKAADRESFLQALHVGLSGADEVFLEQALLDRAKGVREKAAELLAQLPESAYQKRMQERGKQLLVRKPVKLSILKKMQGHPEFALEVQLPDTLPEDWKQDQIQEKSQTYGLGDKGSWMVQVIMHIHPDFWTREFGISAQAFWELAAQNKDWGKHILPALTEAAKLHRVPEWLDVSQNYHGALMLDFYPTEQHQKSLENWLEKNRLPDAHVLKNFAEWTPELSLKVLHVYSKQLKTINPNNYSKQYELERYLHHMALYLHPETLQETIMTLPNYPQVEHLIDLRIRMHKEI
- a CDS encoding ATP-binding protein, with translation MSDVLRQHAEKQFAHELAALQHFDDRPKPPSWKLSPSAVITYLMGGQLPDGTEISAKYVGNRRLMEIAVSTLATDRALLLYGVPGTAKSWVSEHLAAAISGDSALLIQGTAGTSEEAIRYGWNYAKLLSEGPSRAALVDSPLMRAMQDGKLCRIEELTRIPSDVQDTLITVLSEKTLPVPELNTEVQAVKGFNVIATANNRDKGVNELSSALKRRFNTVILPVPDSAEEEIQIVQKRVTDLGRALEIPSEPPALEEIRRIVTIFRELRNGITEDGKTKLKSPSGTLSTAEAISVVGQGLSLAAHFGDAILRPHDVAAGLVGAIVKDPVQDKVVWHEYLETVVKERSGWKDVYRACKEVS